A genomic region of Planctomycetota bacterium contains the following coding sequences:
- a CDS encoding sigma factor — translation MDDRAFPETHWSQLLTLRNPAHPKHAEHLERLVRLYWSPAYHYLRSLRGVSAGDAEDLTQQFFTLLLSRGSLRRLDPDRGSFRGFLKTALRRFAVDAERREAARSPRGGARLFRFEEAEALWRQGRSRDAAGSPEDAFDREWARSVLERAVERLKEELQGRGKAADFELFRRYCLEPEGEALSYEALARERKCSVDDVRNALRAVRRRGREILEDLLRDYLFPGERLEDEIRFILSR, via the coding sequence ATGGACGATCGGGCTTTTCCGGAGACGCACTGGTCGCAGCTTCTGACGCTGCGGAATCCGGCGCATCCCAAGCACGCGGAGCACCTGGAGCGCCTGGTGCGCCTCTATTGGAGTCCGGCGTATCACTACCTGCGGTCGCTGCGGGGCGTTTCCGCCGGGGACGCGGAGGACCTGACCCAGCAGTTTTTCACGCTGCTTCTCTCGCGGGGTTCGCTCCGCCGTCTGGATCCGGACCGCGGGAGCTTCCGGGGGTTTCTGAAGACGGCGCTCCGGCGGTTCGCGGTGGACGCCGAGCGGCGCGAGGCGGCGCGGTCGCCGCGGGGCGGCGCGCGGCTCTTCCGCTTCGAGGAGGCCGAAGCGCTGTGGCGGCAAGGGCGGTCACGGGACGCCGCGGGCTCTCCCGAGGACGCCTTCGATCGCGAATGGGCCCGGAGCGTTCTGGAGCGCGCGGTGGAGCGTCTGAAGGAGGAGCTCCAGGGCAGGGGCAAGGCGGCGGACTTCGAGCTTTTCCGCCGGTACTGCCTGGAGCCGGAGGGCGAGGCCCTTTCCTACGAGGCGCTGGCGCGGGAGCGCAAGTGCTCGGTGGACGACGTCCGCAACGCCCTGCGGGCGGTGCGCCGGCGGGGACGGGAGATTCTCGAGGATCTGCTCCGGGATTATCTTTTCCCCGGCGAGCGCCTCGAGGACGAGATTCGATTCATTCTGTCGCGATGA
- a CDS encoding serine/threonine-protein kinase, with product MNPDSWDRVRRFFSEEEDVPEGRGRYEIVREIGRGGMSVVYEARDRRLGRRVALKVLREVGPERVRREAEAAARLRHPNVVAVHEVGPDYIVMDLVAGRTLAEAMPELDRGERLRILEAVAAAVAHAHAHGVVHRDLKPANVLLEPDGRVVLTDFGLARLVGGEDLTRTGAVVGTPHYMAPELVRGEGHRAGPAADVWSLGVMLYEALSGRRPFDGATPLAIYERIVHADPEPLPGDFGAIAARALEKDPARRYPDAGAMAEDLRRARAGEPIRARRVGPLGRLWRRARRKPRIAALAVLALGALAAAGGLAA from the coding sequence ATGAACCCGGATTCCTGGGACCGCGTCCGGCGGTTTTTCTCCGAGGAGGAGGACGTTCCGGAGGGGCGCGGGCGGTACGAGATCGTCCGCGAGATCGGCCGGGGCGGGATGTCCGTGGTCTACGAGGCGCGGGACCGGCGGCTCGGGCGGCGGGTGGCGCTCAAGGTGCTCAGGGAGGTCGGGCCCGAGCGGGTGCGGAGGGAAGCCGAGGCCGCGGCGCGCCTGCGTCATCCGAACGTGGTGGCGGTCCATGAGGTGGGTCCGGACTACATCGTCATGGACCTGGTCGCCGGCCGGACGCTGGCGGAAGCGATGCCGGAGCTGGACCGGGGGGAGCGCCTGCGGATCCTGGAAGCGGTGGCGGCGGCGGTGGCGCACGCTCATGCGCACGGAGTGGTGCATCGGGACCTCAAGCCGGCGAACGTGCTTCTCGAGCCGGACGGTCGGGTCGTGCTGACGGATTTCGGCCTGGCGCGGCTGGTGGGGGGCGAAGATCTGACGCGGACGGGCGCGGTGGTCGGGACGCCGCACTACATGGCGCCGGAGCTGGTGCGGGGAGAGGGGCACCGGGCGGGGCCGGCGGCGGACGTCTGGTCGCTGGGGGTGATGCTGTATGAAGCGCTGTCCGGCCGGAGGCCTTTCGACGGCGCGACGCCGCTGGCGATTTATGAGCGGATCGTGCACGCGGATCCGGAGCCGCTTCCGGGGGATTTCGGGGCGATTGCGGCGCGGGCGCTCGAGAAGGATCCGGCGCGGCGGTATCCGGACGCCGGGGCGATGGCGGAGGACCTGCGGCGGGCGCGCGCCGGGGAGCCGATTCGGGCGCGGCGGGTGGGGCCGCTGGGGAGGCTGTGGCGGCGGGCGCGGAGGAAGCCGCGGATCGCGGCGCTGGCGGTTCTGGCGTTGGGGGCGCTGGCGGCGGCGGGCGGACTGGCCGCGG